Proteins found in one Muntiacus reevesi chromosome 2, mMunRee1.1, whole genome shotgun sequence genomic segment:
- the PTPN1 gene encoding tyrosine-protein phosphatase non-receptor type 1 isoform X1 — translation MEMEKEFEQIDRAGSWAAIYQDIRHEASDFPCRVAKLPKNKNRNRYRDVSPFDHSRIKLHQEDNDYINASLIKMEEAQRSYILTQGPLPNTCGHFWEMVWEQKSRGVVMLNRVMEKGSLKCAQYWPQKEEREMVFEDTNLKLTLISEDIKSYYTVRQLELENLTSRETREILHFHYTTWPDFGVPESPASFLNFLFKVRESGSLSREHGPIVVHCSAGIGRSGTFCLADTCLLLMDKRKDPSSVDIKKVLLEMRKFRMGLIQTADQLRFSYLAVIEGAKFIMGDSSVQEQWKELSHEDLEPPPEHVPPPPRPPKRVLEPHNGKCKEFFPNHQWGKDDTEEEGREDGPIKDATRTPLNAPCSLESTSQDTEVRRRVAVADPAQGEPSPPAEERDQPLSHWKPLLVNVCVATVLTAGAYLCYRVCFH, via the exons GATATCCGACATGAAGCCAGTGACTTCCCATGCAGAGTGGCCAAGCTTCCTAAGAACAAAAACCGAAACAGGTACAGAGACGTCAGTCCCT TTGACCACAGTCGGATTAAACTTCATCAAGAAGATAACGACTATATCAATGCTAGTTTGATAAAGATGGAAGAAGCCCAAAGGAGTTACATTCTCACCCAG GGCCCTTTACCCAACACCTGCGGTCACTTCTGGGAGATGGTGTGGGAGCAGAAGAGCAGGGGCGTCGTCATGCTCAACAGAGTGATGGAGAAAGGATCG TTAAAATGTGCACAGTACTGGCcccagaaagaagagagagaaatggtCTTTGAAGACACAAATTTGAAATTGACATTGATCTCCGAAGACATTAAGTCCTATTACACAGTACGACAGCTGGAATTGGAAAACCTCACG TCTCGAGAAACCCGGGAGATCTTGCATTTCCACTACACCACGTGGCCTGACTTTGGAGTCCCGGAATCGCCCGCCTCATTTCTGAACTTTCTCTTCAAAGTCCGCGAGTCGGGCTCACTCAGCCGTGAGCACGGCCCCATCGTGGTTCACTGCAGCGCCGGCATCGGCAGGTCGGGCACCTTCTGCCTGGCTGACACCTGCCTCTTGCTG ATGGACAAAAGGAAAGACCCTTCTTCCGTTGATATCAAGAAAGTTCTGTTAGAAATGCGGAAATTTCGGATGGGACTGATCCAGACCGCAGACCAGCTCCGCTTCTCCTACCTGGCTGTGATCGAGGGCGCCAAGTTCATCATGGGAGACTCTTCAGTGCAG GAGCAATGGAAAGAACTCTCCCACGAGGATTTGGAGCCCCCACCGGAGCACGTCCCCCCACCGCCCCGGCCCCCCAAGCGAGTCCTGGAGCCACACAACGGGAAGTGCAAGGAGTTCTTCCCGAACCATCAGTGGGGCAAGGATGACACCGAGGAAGAGGGTAGAGAAGACGGCCCCATCAAGGACGCAACCAGAACCCCTTTAAACGCCCCCTGCAGCCTGGAAAG CACGAGTCAAGACACTGAAGTCCGAAGGCGGGTCGCAGTCGCAGACCCTGCGCAGGGGGAGCCGTCACCGCCGGCAGAGGAGCGAGACCAGCCGCTGAGCCACTGGAAGCCCCTCCTGGTCAACGTGTGTGTGGCCACGGTCCTCACGGCCGGCGCGTACCTCTGCTACAGGGTCTGTTTCCACTGA
- the PTPN1 gene encoding tyrosine-protein phosphatase non-receptor type 1 isoform X2 encodes MKPVTSHAEWPSFLRTKTETVDHSRIKLHQEDNDYINASLIKMEEAQRSYILTQGPLPNTCGHFWEMVWEQKSRGVVMLNRVMEKGSLKCAQYWPQKEEREMVFEDTNLKLTLISEDIKSYYTVRQLELENLTSRETREILHFHYTTWPDFGVPESPASFLNFLFKVRESGSLSREHGPIVVHCSAGIGRSGTFCLADTCLLLMDKRKDPSSVDIKKVLLEMRKFRMGLIQTADQLRFSYLAVIEGAKFIMGDSSVQEQWKELSHEDLEPPPEHVPPPPRPPKRVLEPHNGKCKEFFPNHQWGKDDTEEEGREDGPIKDATRTPLNAPCSLESTSQDTEVRRRVAVADPAQGEPSPPAEERDQPLSHWKPLLVNVCVATVLTAGAYLCYRVCFH; translated from the exons ATGAAGCCAGTGACTTCCCATGCAGAGTGGCCAAGCTTCCTAAGAACAAAAACCGAAACAG TTGACCACAGTCGGATTAAACTTCATCAAGAAGATAACGACTATATCAATGCTAGTTTGATAAAGATGGAAGAAGCCCAAAGGAGTTACATTCTCACCCAG GGCCCTTTACCCAACACCTGCGGTCACTTCTGGGAGATGGTGTGGGAGCAGAAGAGCAGGGGCGTCGTCATGCTCAACAGAGTGATGGAGAAAGGATCG TTAAAATGTGCACAGTACTGGCcccagaaagaagagagagaaatggtCTTTGAAGACACAAATTTGAAATTGACATTGATCTCCGAAGACATTAAGTCCTATTACACAGTACGACAGCTGGAATTGGAAAACCTCACG TCTCGAGAAACCCGGGAGATCTTGCATTTCCACTACACCACGTGGCCTGACTTTGGAGTCCCGGAATCGCCCGCCTCATTTCTGAACTTTCTCTTCAAAGTCCGCGAGTCGGGCTCACTCAGCCGTGAGCACGGCCCCATCGTGGTTCACTGCAGCGCCGGCATCGGCAGGTCGGGCACCTTCTGCCTGGCTGACACCTGCCTCTTGCTG ATGGACAAAAGGAAAGACCCTTCTTCCGTTGATATCAAGAAAGTTCTGTTAGAAATGCGGAAATTTCGGATGGGACTGATCCAGACCGCAGACCAGCTCCGCTTCTCCTACCTGGCTGTGATCGAGGGCGCCAAGTTCATCATGGGAGACTCTTCAGTGCAG GAGCAATGGAAAGAACTCTCCCACGAGGATTTGGAGCCCCCACCGGAGCACGTCCCCCCACCGCCCCGGCCCCCCAAGCGAGTCCTGGAGCCACACAACGGGAAGTGCAAGGAGTTCTTCCCGAACCATCAGTGGGGCAAGGATGACACCGAGGAAGAGGGTAGAGAAGACGGCCCCATCAAGGACGCAACCAGAACCCCTTTAAACGCCCCCTGCAGCCTGGAAAG CACGAGTCAAGACACTGAAGTCCGAAGGCGGGTCGCAGTCGCAGACCCTGCGCAGGGGGAGCCGTCACCGCCGGCAGAGGAGCGAGACCAGCCGCTGAGCCACTGGAAGCCCCTCCTGGTCAACGTGTGTGTGGCCACGGTCCTCACGGCCGGCGCGTACCTCTGCTACAGGGTCTGTTTCCACTGA
- the RIPOR3 gene encoding RIPOR family member 3 isoform X2, with protein sequence MSVRVRFLSSGDAGTVGVMGRSASFAGFSSAQSRRIAKSIHRNSVRSRTPVKSSKTYGTLRKGCVCSDPKPQQVKKIFEALKRGLKEHLCAQQAELDYLTGRHKDTRRNSRLAFYYDLDKQTRSVERHIRKMEFQISKVDELYEGYCIQCRLRDGASNMQRAFSRCPPSRASRDSLQELGRSLQECTEDMWLIEGALEVHLGEFHVRMKGLVGYARLCPGDQYEVLLRLGRQRWKLRGRIESDDSQTWDEEEKAFIPTLHENFEIKVTELRGLSSLAVGAVTCDITDFFTTRPQVIVVDITELGTIKLQLEVLWNPFDTESSLVSPSPPGKFSIGSRKGSLYNWTPPNTPSFRERYYLSVLQPRAQQALLLDRPRAPSVLSCLSDGDLQGPGLRSRSQELPEMDSFSSEDPRDMETSTSASTSDVGVLPSAMGPNTSIEEEAQEDPPPLGLLPDMLHLAEGSFVEQPGWRDLGVGTPDLSRGSPFHNHALPGSQEGPDEGDPEDTVGGPGLPLERPLQEVLDLLRSMDPAPPQLRELEYQVLTFRDRLKPRRACREHASAESLMECILESFSFLNAHIAPHELALFGGAQGQRKDRSPPPPPSLKASSRELTAGAPELDVLLMVHLQVCKALLQKLGSPNLSRMVQECLLEEAAQQKQVLETLSVLDFEKVSKAMSIEEILPQATRRKGCLKLWRGCMGPGTTLSCPGTTLLDQLKKTFLHRVRGKYPGQLEIACRRLLEQVVSCSGLLPGAGLPEEQTVTWFQFHSYLRRQSVSDLEKHFAQLTKEVTLLEELQCGPQARTVRKLQGKRLGQLQPLPQTLRAWALLQLEGPPRACRAASARLAGAARNKSFREKALLFYTNALTENDAKLQQAACVALRHLRGVESIDQIASLCRSDVEAVRVAARETTLSFGEKGRLAFEKMDRLCSEQREAAFGQEADVEITIF encoded by the exons AAAGTCCATCCACAGGAACTCAGTGAGGTCCCGGACGCCCGTGAAATCCTCCAAGACGTACGGCACGCTGCGGAAGGGGTGCGTCTGCTCGGACCCCAAGCCCCAGCAAGTGAAGAAGATCTTCGAAGCGCTGAAGAGGGGGCTCAA GGAGCATCTGTGCGCCCAGCAGGCCGAGCTGGATTACCTGACGGGACGTCACAAGGACACGCGCAGGAATTCCAGGCTG GCTTTCTATTACGACCTGGACAAG CAAACACGCTCAGTGGAGAGGCACATTCGGAAGATGGAGTTTCAGATCAGCAAG GTGGACGAGCTCTACGAGGGCTACTGCATCCAGTGCCGCCTGCGCGACGGCGCCTCCAACATGCAGCGGGCCTTCTCCCGGTGCCCGCCCAGCCGCGCCTCCCGAGACAGCCTGCAGGAGCTGGGCCGCAGCCTGCAGGAGTGCACCGAG GACATGTGGCTCATTGAGGGGGCCCTGGAGGTTCACCTGGGCGAGTTCCACGTCAGGATGAAAG GCTTGGTGGGCTACGCACGTCTTTGTCCTGGAGACCAGTACGAG GTGCTCCTGCGTCTGGGCCGCCAGCGCTGGAAGCTGCGGGGCCGCATCGAGTCGGACGACAGCCAGACCTGGGACGAGGAGGAGAAGGCCTTCATTCCTACCCTGCACGAGAACTTCGAGATCAAG GTGACCGAGCTGCGCGGCCTGAGCTCGCTGGCGGTGGGGGCGGTGACCTGTGACATCACCGACTTCTTCACCACCCGGCCGCAGGTCATCGTGGTGGACATCACAGAGCTGGGCACCATCAAGCTGCAGCTGGAGGTGCTGTGGAA CCCATTTGATACCGAGAGCTCCCTGGTGTCACCCAGCCCCCCGGGGAAGTTCTCCATAGGCAGCAGGAAAGGCTCCTTGTACAACTGGACACCCCCAAACACCCCCAGCTTCCGGGAGAGATACTATCTG tCTGTCCTGCAGCCGCGGGCACAGCAGGCCTTGCTGCTGGACAGGCCAAGGGCCCCCTCCGTCCTCAGCTGCCTGTCCGACGGCGACCTTCAGGGCCCTGGCCTGAGGAGCCGCAGTCAGGAGCTGCCCGAGATGGACTCCTTCAGCTCCGAGGACCCCCGAGACATGGAGACCAGCACGTCGGCATCCACCTCGGACGTGGGCGTCCTGCCCTCGGCCATGGGCCCCAACACCTCCATCGAAGAGGAGGCCCAAGAGGACCCCCCGCCCCTGGGCCTCCTGCCGGACATGCTGCACTTGGCGGAGGGCTCGTTCGTGGAGCAGCCGGGCTGGAGAGACTTGGGGGTGGGAACCCCCGACCTGTCACGGGGCTCCCCTTTCCACAACCACGCGCTCCCGGGGAGCCAGGAGGGCCCTGATGAAGGAGACCCCGAGGACACGGTGGGTGGGCCTGGGCTGCCCCTCgagaggcctctgcaggaggTCCTGGACTTGTTGAGGTCCATGGACCCTGCGCCGCCGCAGCTCCGGGAGCTGGAGTACCAGGTCCTCACCTTCAGGGACCGGCTGAAG CCCCGCCGAGCTTGCCGGGAGCATGCGTCTGCCGAGAGCCTGATGGAATGCATCCTGGAGAGCTTCTCTTTCCTCAACGCCCACATCGCCCCCCATGAGCTGGCCCTGTTTGGGGGAGCCCAGGGCCAGCG AAAGGACAGGagtccacctccaccaccatcgcTGAAAGCGTCGTCCCGGGAGCTCACGGCTGGTGCCCCAGAGCTGGACGTGCTGCTCATGGTTCACCTCCAGGTCTGCAAAGCGCTGCTGCAG AAACTGGGCTCCCCTAATCTGTCGAGGATGGTCCAGGAGTGCCTTCTGGAAGAAGCTGCGCAGCAGAAGCAGGTTCTGGAGACGCTGTCCGTGCTTGACTTTGAGAAGGTCAGCAAAGCGATGTCCATTGAGGAGA TCCTCCCCCAGGCCACGCGGAGGAAGGGCTGCCTGAAGCTCTGGAGAGGCTGCATGGGGCCCGGCACCACCCTGTCCTGCCCGGGGACGACGCTGCTGGACCAGCTCAAGAAGACGTTCCTGCACAGAGTCAGGGGGAAATACCCGGGACAGCTAGAGATAG CCTGTCGCAGGCTCCTGGAGCAGGTGGTCAGTTGCAGCGGGCTGCTGCCTGGAGCCGGGCTCCCCGAGGAACAGACCGTCACCTGGTTCCAGTTTCACAGCTACCTGCGGAGGCAGAGCGTCTCCGACCTGGAGAAGCACTTCGCCCAGCTCACCAAGGAAG TAACGCTCTTGGAGGAGCTGCAGTGCGGGCCCCAGGCCAGGACAGTCAGGAAGCTGCAGGGGAAGCGGCTGGGCCAGCTCCAGCCCCTGCCGCAGACACTGAGGGCCTGGGCGCTGCTCCAGCTGGAGGGACCCCCCCGGGCGTGCAGAGCGGCCAGCGCCCGCCTGGCCGGTGCGGCCAGAAACAAGAGCTTTCGGGAAAAG GCCTTGCTCTTCTACACCAACGCCCTGACCGAAAATGATGCAAAACTCCAGCAAGCTGCGTGCGTGGCGCTAAGACATCTCCGG GGCGTGGAAAGCATCGATCAGATCGCCAGCCTGTGCCGGTCTGACGTGGAGGCTGTGCGTGTGGCTGCCCGGGAAACCACACTGTCCTTTG GGGAGAAAGGCCGCTTGGCTTTTGAGAAGATGGACAGACTCTGCTCAGAACAGAGAGAAGCGGCCTTTGGCCAGGAGGCAGATGTTGAAATCACCATCTTTTAA
- the RIPOR3 gene encoding RIPOR family member 3 isoform X1: MSVRVRFLSSGDAGTVGVMGRSASFAGFSSAQSRRIAKSIHRNSVRSRTPVKSSKTYGTLRKGCVCSDPKPQQVKKIFEALKRGLKEHLCAQQAELDYLTGRHKDTRRNSRLAFYYDLDKKQTRSVERHIRKMEFQISKVDELYEGYCIQCRLRDGASNMQRAFSRCPPSRASRDSLQELGRSLQECTEDMWLIEGALEVHLGEFHVRMKGLVGYARLCPGDQYEVLLRLGRQRWKLRGRIESDDSQTWDEEEKAFIPTLHENFEIKVTELRGLSSLAVGAVTCDITDFFTTRPQVIVVDITELGTIKLQLEVLWNPFDTESSLVSPSPPGKFSIGSRKGSLYNWTPPNTPSFRERYYLSVLQPRAQQALLLDRPRAPSVLSCLSDGDLQGPGLRSRSQELPEMDSFSSEDPRDMETSTSASTSDVGVLPSAMGPNTSIEEEAQEDPPPLGLLPDMLHLAEGSFVEQPGWRDLGVGTPDLSRGSPFHNHALPGSQEGPDEGDPEDTVGGPGLPLERPLQEVLDLLRSMDPAPPQLRELEYQVLTFRDRLKPRRACREHASAESLMECILESFSFLNAHIAPHELALFGGAQGQRKDRSPPPPPSLKASSRELTAGAPELDVLLMVHLQVCKALLQKLGSPNLSRMVQECLLEEAAQQKQVLETLSVLDFEKVSKAMSIEEILPQATRRKGCLKLWRGCMGPGTTLSCPGTTLLDQLKKTFLHRVRGKYPGQLEIACRRLLEQVVSCSGLLPGAGLPEEQTVTWFQFHSYLRRQSVSDLEKHFAQLTKEVTLLEELQCGPQARTVRKLQGKRLGQLQPLPQTLRAWALLQLEGPPRACRAASARLAGAARNKSFREKALLFYTNALTENDAKLQQAACVALRHLRGVESIDQIASLCRSDVEAVRVAARETTLSFGEKGRLAFEKMDRLCSEQREAAFGQEADVEITIF; the protein is encoded by the exons AAAGTCCATCCACAGGAACTCAGTGAGGTCCCGGACGCCCGTGAAATCCTCCAAGACGTACGGCACGCTGCGGAAGGGGTGCGTCTGCTCGGACCCCAAGCCCCAGCAAGTGAAGAAGATCTTCGAAGCGCTGAAGAGGGGGCTCAA GGAGCATCTGTGCGCCCAGCAGGCCGAGCTGGATTACCTGACGGGACGTCACAAGGACACGCGCAGGAATTCCAGGCTG GCTTTCTATTACGACCTGGACAAG aAGCAAACACGCTCAGTGGAGAGGCACATTCGGAAGATGGAGTTTCAGATCAGCAAG GTGGACGAGCTCTACGAGGGCTACTGCATCCAGTGCCGCCTGCGCGACGGCGCCTCCAACATGCAGCGGGCCTTCTCCCGGTGCCCGCCCAGCCGCGCCTCCCGAGACAGCCTGCAGGAGCTGGGCCGCAGCCTGCAGGAGTGCACCGAG GACATGTGGCTCATTGAGGGGGCCCTGGAGGTTCACCTGGGCGAGTTCCACGTCAGGATGAAAG GCTTGGTGGGCTACGCACGTCTTTGTCCTGGAGACCAGTACGAG GTGCTCCTGCGTCTGGGCCGCCAGCGCTGGAAGCTGCGGGGCCGCATCGAGTCGGACGACAGCCAGACCTGGGACGAGGAGGAGAAGGCCTTCATTCCTACCCTGCACGAGAACTTCGAGATCAAG GTGACCGAGCTGCGCGGCCTGAGCTCGCTGGCGGTGGGGGCGGTGACCTGTGACATCACCGACTTCTTCACCACCCGGCCGCAGGTCATCGTGGTGGACATCACAGAGCTGGGCACCATCAAGCTGCAGCTGGAGGTGCTGTGGAA CCCATTTGATACCGAGAGCTCCCTGGTGTCACCCAGCCCCCCGGGGAAGTTCTCCATAGGCAGCAGGAAAGGCTCCTTGTACAACTGGACACCCCCAAACACCCCCAGCTTCCGGGAGAGATACTATCTG tCTGTCCTGCAGCCGCGGGCACAGCAGGCCTTGCTGCTGGACAGGCCAAGGGCCCCCTCCGTCCTCAGCTGCCTGTCCGACGGCGACCTTCAGGGCCCTGGCCTGAGGAGCCGCAGTCAGGAGCTGCCCGAGATGGACTCCTTCAGCTCCGAGGACCCCCGAGACATGGAGACCAGCACGTCGGCATCCACCTCGGACGTGGGCGTCCTGCCCTCGGCCATGGGCCCCAACACCTCCATCGAAGAGGAGGCCCAAGAGGACCCCCCGCCCCTGGGCCTCCTGCCGGACATGCTGCACTTGGCGGAGGGCTCGTTCGTGGAGCAGCCGGGCTGGAGAGACTTGGGGGTGGGAACCCCCGACCTGTCACGGGGCTCCCCTTTCCACAACCACGCGCTCCCGGGGAGCCAGGAGGGCCCTGATGAAGGAGACCCCGAGGACACGGTGGGTGGGCCTGGGCTGCCCCTCgagaggcctctgcaggaggTCCTGGACTTGTTGAGGTCCATGGACCCTGCGCCGCCGCAGCTCCGGGAGCTGGAGTACCAGGTCCTCACCTTCAGGGACCGGCTGAAG CCCCGCCGAGCTTGCCGGGAGCATGCGTCTGCCGAGAGCCTGATGGAATGCATCCTGGAGAGCTTCTCTTTCCTCAACGCCCACATCGCCCCCCATGAGCTGGCCCTGTTTGGGGGAGCCCAGGGCCAGCG AAAGGACAGGagtccacctccaccaccatcgcTGAAAGCGTCGTCCCGGGAGCTCACGGCTGGTGCCCCAGAGCTGGACGTGCTGCTCATGGTTCACCTCCAGGTCTGCAAAGCGCTGCTGCAG AAACTGGGCTCCCCTAATCTGTCGAGGATGGTCCAGGAGTGCCTTCTGGAAGAAGCTGCGCAGCAGAAGCAGGTTCTGGAGACGCTGTCCGTGCTTGACTTTGAGAAGGTCAGCAAAGCGATGTCCATTGAGGAGA TCCTCCCCCAGGCCACGCGGAGGAAGGGCTGCCTGAAGCTCTGGAGAGGCTGCATGGGGCCCGGCACCACCCTGTCCTGCCCGGGGACGACGCTGCTGGACCAGCTCAAGAAGACGTTCCTGCACAGAGTCAGGGGGAAATACCCGGGACAGCTAGAGATAG CCTGTCGCAGGCTCCTGGAGCAGGTGGTCAGTTGCAGCGGGCTGCTGCCTGGAGCCGGGCTCCCCGAGGAACAGACCGTCACCTGGTTCCAGTTTCACAGCTACCTGCGGAGGCAGAGCGTCTCCGACCTGGAGAAGCACTTCGCCCAGCTCACCAAGGAAG TAACGCTCTTGGAGGAGCTGCAGTGCGGGCCCCAGGCCAGGACAGTCAGGAAGCTGCAGGGGAAGCGGCTGGGCCAGCTCCAGCCCCTGCCGCAGACACTGAGGGCCTGGGCGCTGCTCCAGCTGGAGGGACCCCCCCGGGCGTGCAGAGCGGCCAGCGCCCGCCTGGCCGGTGCGGCCAGAAACAAGAGCTTTCGGGAAAAG GCCTTGCTCTTCTACACCAACGCCCTGACCGAAAATGATGCAAAACTCCAGCAAGCTGCGTGCGTGGCGCTAAGACATCTCCGG GGCGTGGAAAGCATCGATCAGATCGCCAGCCTGTGCCGGTCTGACGTGGAGGCTGTGCGTGTGGCTGCCCGGGAAACCACACTGTCCTTTG GGGAGAAAGGCCGCTTGGCTTTTGAGAAGATGGACAGACTCTGCTCAGAACAGAGAGAAGCGGCCTTTGGCCAGGAGGCAGATGTTGAAATCACCATCTTTTAA
- the RIPOR3 gene encoding RIPOR family member 3 isoform X3, whose amino-acid sequence MSVRVRFLSSGDAGTVGVMGRSASFAGFSSAQSRRIANSVRSRTPVKSSKTYGTLRKGCVCSDPKPQQVKKIFEALKRGLKEHLCAQQAELDYLTGRHKDTRRNSRLAFYYDLDKKQTRSVERHIRKMEFQISKVDELYEGYCIQCRLRDGASNMQRAFSRCPPSRASRDSLQELGRSLQECTEDMWLIEGALEVHLGEFHVRMKGLVGYARLCPGDQYEVLLRLGRQRWKLRGRIESDDSQTWDEEEKAFIPTLHENFEIKVTELRGLSSLAVGAVTCDITDFFTTRPQVIVVDITELGTIKLQLEVLWNPFDTESSLVSPSPPGKFSIGSRKGSLYNWTPPNTPSFRERYYLSVLQPRAQQALLLDRPRAPSVLSCLSDGDLQGPGLRSRSQELPEMDSFSSEDPRDMETSTSASTSDVGVLPSAMGPNTSIEEEAQEDPPPLGLLPDMLHLAEGSFVEQPGWRDLGVGTPDLSRGSPFHNHALPGSQEGPDEGDPEDTVGGPGLPLERPLQEVLDLLRSMDPAPPQLRELEYQVLTFRDRLKPRRACREHASAESLMECILESFSFLNAHIAPHELALFGGAQGQRKDRSPPPPPSLKASSRELTAGAPELDVLLMVHLQVCKALLQKLGSPNLSRMVQECLLEEAAQQKQVLETLSVLDFEKVSKAMSIEEILPQATRRKGCLKLWRGCMGPGTTLSCPGTTLLDQLKKTFLHRVRGKYPGQLEIACRRLLEQVVSCSGLLPGAGLPEEQTVTWFQFHSYLRRQSVSDLEKHFAQLTKEVTLLEELQCGPQARTVRKLQGKRLGQLQPLPQTLRAWALLQLEGPPRACRAASARLAGAARNKSFREKALLFYTNALTENDAKLQQAACVALRHLRGVESIDQIASLCRSDVEAVRVAARETTLSFGEKGRLAFEKMDRLCSEQREAAFGQEADVEITIF is encoded by the exons GAACTCAGTGAGGTCCCGGACGCCCGTGAAATCCTCCAAGACGTACGGCACGCTGCGGAAGGGGTGCGTCTGCTCGGACCCCAAGCCCCAGCAAGTGAAGAAGATCTTCGAAGCGCTGAAGAGGGGGCTCAA GGAGCATCTGTGCGCCCAGCAGGCCGAGCTGGATTACCTGACGGGACGTCACAAGGACACGCGCAGGAATTCCAGGCTG GCTTTCTATTACGACCTGGACAAG aAGCAAACACGCTCAGTGGAGAGGCACATTCGGAAGATGGAGTTTCAGATCAGCAAG GTGGACGAGCTCTACGAGGGCTACTGCATCCAGTGCCGCCTGCGCGACGGCGCCTCCAACATGCAGCGGGCCTTCTCCCGGTGCCCGCCCAGCCGCGCCTCCCGAGACAGCCTGCAGGAGCTGGGCCGCAGCCTGCAGGAGTGCACCGAG GACATGTGGCTCATTGAGGGGGCCCTGGAGGTTCACCTGGGCGAGTTCCACGTCAGGATGAAAG GCTTGGTGGGCTACGCACGTCTTTGTCCTGGAGACCAGTACGAG GTGCTCCTGCGTCTGGGCCGCCAGCGCTGGAAGCTGCGGGGCCGCATCGAGTCGGACGACAGCCAGACCTGGGACGAGGAGGAGAAGGCCTTCATTCCTACCCTGCACGAGAACTTCGAGATCAAG GTGACCGAGCTGCGCGGCCTGAGCTCGCTGGCGGTGGGGGCGGTGACCTGTGACATCACCGACTTCTTCACCACCCGGCCGCAGGTCATCGTGGTGGACATCACAGAGCTGGGCACCATCAAGCTGCAGCTGGAGGTGCTGTGGAA CCCATTTGATACCGAGAGCTCCCTGGTGTCACCCAGCCCCCCGGGGAAGTTCTCCATAGGCAGCAGGAAAGGCTCCTTGTACAACTGGACACCCCCAAACACCCCCAGCTTCCGGGAGAGATACTATCTG tCTGTCCTGCAGCCGCGGGCACAGCAGGCCTTGCTGCTGGACAGGCCAAGGGCCCCCTCCGTCCTCAGCTGCCTGTCCGACGGCGACCTTCAGGGCCCTGGCCTGAGGAGCCGCAGTCAGGAGCTGCCCGAGATGGACTCCTTCAGCTCCGAGGACCCCCGAGACATGGAGACCAGCACGTCGGCATCCACCTCGGACGTGGGCGTCCTGCCCTCGGCCATGGGCCCCAACACCTCCATCGAAGAGGAGGCCCAAGAGGACCCCCCGCCCCTGGGCCTCCTGCCGGACATGCTGCACTTGGCGGAGGGCTCGTTCGTGGAGCAGCCGGGCTGGAGAGACTTGGGGGTGGGAACCCCCGACCTGTCACGGGGCTCCCCTTTCCACAACCACGCGCTCCCGGGGAGCCAGGAGGGCCCTGATGAAGGAGACCCCGAGGACACGGTGGGTGGGCCTGGGCTGCCCCTCgagaggcctctgcaggaggTCCTGGACTTGTTGAGGTCCATGGACCCTGCGCCGCCGCAGCTCCGGGAGCTGGAGTACCAGGTCCTCACCTTCAGGGACCGGCTGAAG CCCCGCCGAGCTTGCCGGGAGCATGCGTCTGCCGAGAGCCTGATGGAATGCATCCTGGAGAGCTTCTCTTTCCTCAACGCCCACATCGCCCCCCATGAGCTGGCCCTGTTTGGGGGAGCCCAGGGCCAGCG AAAGGACAGGagtccacctccaccaccatcgcTGAAAGCGTCGTCCCGGGAGCTCACGGCTGGTGCCCCAGAGCTGGACGTGCTGCTCATGGTTCACCTCCAGGTCTGCAAAGCGCTGCTGCAG AAACTGGGCTCCCCTAATCTGTCGAGGATGGTCCAGGAGTGCCTTCTGGAAGAAGCTGCGCAGCAGAAGCAGGTTCTGGAGACGCTGTCCGTGCTTGACTTTGAGAAGGTCAGCAAAGCGATGTCCATTGAGGAGA TCCTCCCCCAGGCCACGCGGAGGAAGGGCTGCCTGAAGCTCTGGAGAGGCTGCATGGGGCCCGGCACCACCCTGTCCTGCCCGGGGACGACGCTGCTGGACCAGCTCAAGAAGACGTTCCTGCACAGAGTCAGGGGGAAATACCCGGGACAGCTAGAGATAG CCTGTCGCAGGCTCCTGGAGCAGGTGGTCAGTTGCAGCGGGCTGCTGCCTGGAGCCGGGCTCCCCGAGGAACAGACCGTCACCTGGTTCCAGTTTCACAGCTACCTGCGGAGGCAGAGCGTCTCCGACCTGGAGAAGCACTTCGCCCAGCTCACCAAGGAAG TAACGCTCTTGGAGGAGCTGCAGTGCGGGCCCCAGGCCAGGACAGTCAGGAAGCTGCAGGGGAAGCGGCTGGGCCAGCTCCAGCCCCTGCCGCAGACACTGAGGGCCTGGGCGCTGCTCCAGCTGGAGGGACCCCCCCGGGCGTGCAGAGCGGCCAGCGCCCGCCTGGCCGGTGCGGCCAGAAACAAGAGCTTTCGGGAAAAG GCCTTGCTCTTCTACACCAACGCCCTGACCGAAAATGATGCAAAACTCCAGCAAGCTGCGTGCGTGGCGCTAAGACATCTCCGG GGCGTGGAAAGCATCGATCAGATCGCCAGCCTGTGCCGGTCTGACGTGGAGGCTGTGCGTGTGGCTGCCCGGGAAACCACACTGTCCTTTG GGGAGAAAGGCCGCTTGGCTTTTGAGAAGATGGACAGACTCTGCTCAGAACAGAGAGAAGCGGCCTTTGGCCAGGAGGCAGATGTTGAAATCACCATCTTTTAA